The Thermogemmata fonticola sequence TGTACCAACTCTTCCCCGGACTGGAAGAGGCCGTGGCCCGCAGCCAAGAGATTGCCGATCAAGTCGATATTCAACTGGACTTCGGCAAGAGGCACTTCCCTGTTTTCACGCCGCCAGAGCAAAAGACACCGGAGCAGTATCTGCGCGAACTCTGCGAAGCCGGCCTGCGGCAGCGCTATGGCGACCCACCGCCTTCGGCTGCCCAGCAACGCCTGGAACACGAGTTGAACATCATCTGCCGCATGGGCTTTGCCGGTTACTTCCTCATCGTCTGGGACTTCGTTCGCTATGCGCGGGAGCAGGGAATCCCCTGCTCGGCGCGCGGTTCGGCCTGTGGGGCTATCGTCAGTTATGTGCTCTATCTGAGCCATGTCGATCCTCTGGGATACGACCTGCTCTTCGAGCGTTTCCTCGACCCCAACCGCAGCGAAGCCCCGGATATCGACATTGACTTCTGTCAGGACCGGCGGGAACAGGTCATCGAGTACGTCAAGCGAAAATACGGAGCGGAGTCAGTCGCTCAGATCGGCACGTTCGGCACACTGGCCGCCAAGGCTGCGCTCAAGGACGTGGGGCGAGTGCTGGGAGTGCCCCTGGAACGGGTCAATCAACTCTGCCAGTTGGTGCCCACGCGCGGAGCCATCACGGCGAGCCTGAGCGAGGCCCTGGAAAGCCCCGACTTCCGCCGGGAATACGATTCCGATCCCCAAGTGAAACAACTGGTGGATATCGCCCTGAAACTGGAAGGGATCAATCGCAACGTCGGCACGCATGCCGCCGGGGTGGTCATCGCGAATGGACCGATCATCAACTATGTGCCCGTCCAGCGCGTCGTCCGGCGGACCGAGGGCGAGGAAACCGATGCCGCCGAGGCTGGTGACATCGCGGTGACCACGCAATGGGAAATGACCGTCCTGGAAAAGGTCGGCATGCTGAAAATGGACTTCCTCGGCCTGCGGACCCTCACGCTCATCGATAACACCATCCGCCTGATCAAGCGAACCAAAAAAATCGATATCAACCCGTATGACATTCCGCTCAACGATCCCAAGGTGTATCAGATGCTCCAGCGGGGCGAAGCGAAGGGCGTGTTCCAGTTCGAATCGGAAGGGATTCGCGAGCTGCTCAAGCGGATGAAGCCGGACAACATCCGCGACATCATCGCCTCCACCGCTCTGTACCGCCCCGGCCCGCTCGAAGGTGGACTCGTCGATGAATACATCGAATGCAAACATGGGCGGAAACAACCGACCTATCTCCATCCGGTCATGGAGGAGATTCTCGGCGAAACCTACGGCGTCATGGTTTATCAAGAGCAGATCATGCGGCTGCTCAACCGCCTGGGTGGCATCGAGTTGTCCAAAGCCTACGCCTGCATCAAGGCCATCAGCAAGAAGAATAAGGAAGTGATCGAGGCCCGGCGGGGGGAGTTCATCCGCGGAGCCGTGCAAAAGGGCCTGTCCGAGGAGCAAGCCGCCCGCATCTTCTCCTTGATCGAAGAGTTCGGCAAATACGGGTTCAACAAATCCCACAGCGCTGCGTATGCCTTGGTTTCGTACCAGACCGCCTATTTGAAGTGCTACTATCCGGCCGAATTCATGGCGGCCCTCCTGTCTTCGGAAATCGACGATGGCAACAAGCGGGATATACTGGTGGACCACATCGCGGAAGCCCGCCGCATGGGACTGAAAGTGTTGCCGCCGGATATTAATCGCGGCCGGGCTGATTTCGATGTCGAAGGGGAGGAGATCATTTTCGGCTTGACGGCGATCAAGGGCTTAGGCCGGGGGGCAGCGGAGGAGATCGTCCAAGTCCGGGAGAAGGGGGGCAAATTCCGCGGCCTATTCGACTTTTGCGAACGGGTGGACCGGCGCATCGTGCCGCGCTCGGCAGTGGAGCGCTTGATCAAGGCGGGGGCCTTCGATGCCTTCGGCCGGCGGGCCGCTCTCTTTGCCGCATTGGAACGGGCGTATCAGGCAGCGGAGGAGAAGGCCGCCGATCGCCGCCGCGGGCAGAAAAGCCTCATCGATCTGCTACTCGACTCCCCCGCTCCCGCGGCAACCACCAACGGCTCCGCCGAGAAACATCTGGGAACCGTCCACGCCTCGGAGGAATTGCCCGATGTACCCGAATGGACGGAAACCGACAAACTCAAGTTCGAGAAGGAAGCCCTGGACTTTTACATGTCCAGCCATCCGCTTGCCCAGTACGAAGAGCAAATGCAGCGCTTCCGCAGTCACGAGTGTGCCGACTTGTTCAAAGCCAAGGCCGGCACCGAAGCCCGCGTAGCTGGCATGATCGTGGACCTTGCCGTGCGCACCGCCAATCGAGGGCGCAATGCCGGCCGCAAGTATGCCACCTTCCGGATCGAAGACTTCACCGGCAGCGTGCGTTGCGTGCTCTGGTCCGACGAATACGCCCGCTACCGCGACCTCGTCGTCCCCGACGCCGTTTATCTCTTTGAAGGAGTCCTGAATCAGGCGCCGGAGCGGGCGGAACCGGACTTCCAAATCAAACGCATTCTCACCCTCGACGAAGCCCGCCGGGAATACACGAAAAGCCTCGTGCTGCGGATGCCCTACGCCGACGACCCAGAAATCCTGCGCAAACTGGACGGCTTGCGCCTCGTCCTCCAGCGGTATCGCGGACCATGCCCCGTCTATCTCGTGATCCGCGACCCCTGGGGTAAACAAGCCCATCTCCGCCTCGGCGAGCAGTATCGGATCGACCCAGCTCAACTGCCCATCGAGGAAGTCGAAATGATCCTGGGCAAAGGTACCGTGGTCTTCTCCCGGTAAATCATCTTCAGCGAGGGGTAGACAGACGGCGTCTTCAGGAACAGCAGACTAGCTGCACCATCACCGTCGGCTAGGTGTAACTAGATTCTCTGGGGGTGGGGACTGAACCCGCGAGGTGTTTCCCCAGATTAGCAGAGCGGCCCGGCAGGGAACCCCCAGAGAACTTGGTTGCACCCGTTTCCTCGGAGCATCGACTCGACCGTTCAGCAAGTTCGCCCTTAACCGTGAAAAAATCTCCGGCGAAATTCTTGAAAAATTGTGTTGACAGCCCGCGCTCGGCATTGGTAGGTTAAATGTTAGTTGAATCATATCAAAAGGATGACACATCCAGAAAAGGAGTCGCACATGTTCAGACCGTTCGCCTGGGTTCGCATGACATTGAGCGGAATTTTACGCGGGGGGGGCGCTGCGTACTGACCGCGCATCCGTGTAGCCGGCGACCATCGCCGGCGCGTCGGGGGCCGCGAAGCACGCGCCTAGCCGTCGAACTGCTGGAGGACCGCGTCGTGCCCAACAGCGCCCCGCTCATCAGCGGCACGTTCTTGACGCCGTCGTCCCTGAAAACCAACGACCTCGCGACCGTCCAGGTGGCCGCGACCGATCCCGACAACGACCCGATCACCTTTACCTATGTCTGGAAGGTCAACGGCAACGTCGTCCAGACGACAAGCAACACCTCCGCCACCACCGACACGCTCGACCTGAGCATCGCGGGCCACGGCGACAGGGGCGACTACATCGAGGTCGAGGTGACGCCATACGACGGCAGCGACCCCGGCCTGCCGGTGTCCACCGGCACAATCGTCGTCAACAGCGCGCCACTCGTTACGAGCGTCAGCGATCAACATTCCCTGCGCGGCGATTCGATCTCACTGCAAATCAGCGCGACCGACGTCGACGGCGACACGCTCACCTTCGCCGCTGATGGCCTGCCAGCCGGTCTGAGCATCGACGCATCCACGGGGTTGATCAGCGGCACGATCGCTGGCGATGCCGTGCCGGGAACGTATCAGGTGAACATAAGCGTCAGCGACGGCAGTAGCTACACGGTGCAGTCTTTTGCCTGGACGATCTACCGCACTCCGGCGGAGCTTTACGCCGACTACCTGGCCGCCGTGGCCGACGCGAATGCCGCTTACCTGGCTGCCATCGCCAACCGCGATGCGGCGATAGCAGCCGCGCGACAGCAGGCGCAGTCGCAGGCGGACGCTCTGTATGCGGAATATCTAACCACCGTGACCTCGGCGCAGGCGGTGTATGACGCGGCGATTGCGGCCGCCGAGTCGGCTTACAACGCCGCGCTGGCCGATGCCGACGCTGCCTGGGAGAGCGCGACGGCCGATGCGCGGGCGGCGTATGAAGCTGCCCTGGCCAACGCGCAGGCCGCCTACGATGCCGCGATTTCCGCCCTGGACGCCAACTACCAGGCCGCCATCGCCGCGGCCGATGAGGCATATGCCGCATACCTTGCGCCCTATCAACAAGCGCGGGATGATGCCTATGCCGCCTGGCAAGCCGACCCGCAGAACAGCCAGCTGGAACAGGAGTACAACGATGCTCAGGCCGCGCTCGACGCAGCCATACTCACAGCGACGGCGCAGCGTGACGACGCCTACGCTGCCGCCCAGGCGTCACGGGACGCAGGCGCGGCCAATGCTCAGGCCGAGTTGGTCGCGGCTCAGGACGCCGCATTCGCCGAATACCAGACCGCCATCGCTCCGGTCAACGCGGAATGGGACGAGGCCGAGGCGGAAGCGTGGTCCGTGTACCTGGCCGCTAAGCAAGCCGCCGACGATCAACTCCTCGCTACCGAGACCGCCGCCTGGCAGGATTACGTGAACGGCGTCGCAGCCATCGAATCCGAGTTGGCGACGACGGTGGCGAGCATCGCGGCCCAGTACGAGGAGGAGGTGACAAGCGCGGTAGCCGCGTGGCAAGCTGCCGAGACCCAGGCTTGGGACGCCTACCAGACGGCGCTGGCGGCGATACCGGACGCACCGGCGTTGGCGGTGCGGGTGGCAGGCCCACCGGCGGCAGAGCCGTTTGTCTGCTGTCAAGTGGGAGACCGACTGGGACCGGTGGTGGCCGTTCAAACAGAGCGTGGGCCGTTGGTTGACTGGCGAACTGCGCGTCCCACCGACGTGGTTCTGAGAGGAACTCAATTTGGCGATGTACGGCGTTACACTGTCACCATTCGCGGCGGTGACACGATTCCGGTCTATCGCCCTCTCAGTCCCAGCGACCCGCCAGGGCGACTGGACTACAACTGTCACGGATATACCTTCGGAGGGTGGAACGCTCCCGGTGGACCTTTCATTATCAACAATCCAGACGTTCCGGCGATCCTTCGAGCCGGTTACGAAGAAATTCCCGCTGCGAAGGCCCGCGCGGGTGATATCGTGGTGTGGTACGATGGTGACAAAACCATCCATTCTGCCGTCTTGAAAGACGTGGTGATTACCGATGGACGGTTGGATCCCATGCGCACAACGTTGCGAACCAAGAATGGCAACACCCCGTTCCAGGACGCAATGACGCTCGACGCCCTTTGTAATGGCCCGCTGTTCCCCGGCCAAGATCCACGACGGGGCTACGGCCTCAACTTCCGTGTCTATCGGGCGCGGTGAGTGTGCTGCACTCGCTGTGTCTGAGGGCGACAAATGCGAAAGGAGGGATGGACATGACTCGTTGGTATGCCCGCGGTGTATTGCTGTTCTGTTGTTTTGCGGTCGGCTTGAGCGTGCCGGTTTCAGCGGCCGCACAGGAGAAAGATAAGAAGGCGGCGCCGCCTGAGGGTAAGAAAATGCTCGAACTGCGAATATCATCTTCCAAGAAGGTCGTGGACTACGACGAGGTAGTTGAGTTTTCCTGCGAGTTGAAGAATATCTCCGACAAGCCGATTACCATTGTCTATAAGGGAAGCAACGGGTTGCGCGATTACATTACCTATTTTGCGCGGGAACCAGGCAAGGATTGGAATGAAGGACAAAAAGCGAACATTCATCTTTCGGATCTTGGCATTGAAAGGCGGCCGCAGCTCCTGGAACCCGGAAAATCTCTGGGATACAAGGAACGCGGTGTTCACGCTTCGTCCAGGGAAAACCCGCGACGTAAGCCTGGGATTTACCAGTATAAAGCGGTGTTTGAGTACCGCGATCCCGACGACGAAAAAGCGCCGCTGCTTCGGGTCGAGTCGAATGTCCTGGAGATCGAACTGAGGCCGAAGAACAAATGAGGTGATCGTCTTGACTATGTGTGCCACTGCGCACCCAATAGCGGGAGGAACCAATCATGAATGGGACTTTCTTGTTTGCGATTTTGCTAGGTTGCTATTCTCATTCACAGGATGCCTCTCCTATGCAGCAGAAGAAAAAGGAGTCCGCCTTGGAATGCCGACTCATTGTTGCGCAAAGGAAAATCAAAATTGGCGAAGTGCCTACGAATACTGCCGTCGAACT is a genomic window containing:
- the dnaE gene encoding DNA polymerase III subunit alpha, encoding MAGRSFVHLHLHTHYSLLDGFNRIPPLVERVKQLGMNACAITDHGNLYGAIEFYLECRKAGINPIIGYEAYLAPGSRTDRSARSEMGAATHLTLLAKNTTGFRNLIKLSSLAFLEGFYYHPRIDRELLAEYHEGIICLSGCLAGAFNQYILQEKLDEAEKLAAWFRKLFGEDYYIELQNNGLELQDRCTEAALDIARRLGIPTVATADAHYLCAEDALAHDVLFCINTRRTHDPRRRQYPEGRFRSPYYVRSPEEMYQLFPGLEEAVARSQEIADQVDIQLDFGKRHFPVFTPPEQKTPEQYLRELCEAGLRQRYGDPPPSAAQQRLEHELNIICRMGFAGYFLIVWDFVRYAREQGIPCSARGSACGAIVSYVLYLSHVDPLGYDLLFERFLDPNRSEAPDIDIDFCQDRREQVIEYVKRKYGAESVAQIGTFGTLAAKAALKDVGRVLGVPLERVNQLCQLVPTRGAITASLSEALESPDFRREYDSDPQVKQLVDIALKLEGINRNVGTHAAGVVIANGPIINYVPVQRVVRRTEGEETDAAEAGDIAVTTQWEMTVLEKVGMLKMDFLGLRTLTLIDNTIRLIKRTKKIDINPYDIPLNDPKVYQMLQRGEAKGVFQFESEGIRELLKRMKPDNIRDIIASTALYRPGPLEGGLVDEYIECKHGRKQPTYLHPVMEEILGETYGVMVYQEQIMRLLNRLGGIELSKAYACIKAISKKNKEVIEARRGEFIRGAVQKGLSEEQAARIFSLIEEFGKYGFNKSHSAAYALVSYQTAYLKCYYPAEFMAALLSSEIDDGNKRDILVDHIAEARRMGLKVLPPDINRGRADFDVEGEEIIFGLTAIKGLGRGAAEEIVQVREKGGKFRGLFDFCERVDRRIVPRSAVERLIKAGAFDAFGRRAALFAALERAYQAAEEKAADRRRGQKSLIDLLLDSPAPAATTNGSAEKHLGTVHASEELPDVPEWTETDKLKFEKEALDFYMSSHPLAQYEEQMQRFRSHECADLFKAKAGTEARVAGMIVDLAVRTANRGRNAGRKYATFRIEDFTGSVRCVLWSDEYARYRDLVVPDAVYLFEGVLNQAPERAEPDFQIKRILTLDEARREYTKSLVLRMPYADDPEILRKLDGLRLVLQRYRGPCPVYLVIRDPWGKQAHLRLGEQYRIDPAQLPIEEVEMILGKGTVVFSR
- a CDS encoding putative Ig domain-containing protein, whose product is MPNSAPLISGTFLTPSSLKTNDLATVQVAATDPDNDPITFTYVWKVNGNVVQTTSNTSATTDTLDLSIAGHGDRGDYIEVEVTPYDGSDPGLPVSTGTIVVNSAPLVTSVSDQHSLRGDSISLQISATDVDGDTLTFAADGLPAGLSIDASTGLISGTIAGDAVPGTYQVNISVSDGSSYTVQSFAWTIYRTPAELYADYLAAVADANAAYLAAIANRDAAIAAARQQAQSQADALYAEYLTTVTSAQAVYDAAIAAAESAYNAALADADAAWESATADARAAYEAALANAQAAYDAAISALDANYQAAIAAADEAYAAYLAPYQQARDDAYAAWQADPQNSQLEQEYNDAQAALDAAILTATAQRDDAYAAAQASRDAGAANAQAELVAAQDAAFAEYQTAIAPVNAEWDEAEAEAWSVYLAAKQAADDQLLATETAAWQDYVNGVAAIESELATTVASIAAQYEEEVTSAVAAWQAAETQAWDAYQTALAAIPDAPALAVRVAGPPAAEPFVCCQVGDRLGPVVAVQTERGPLVDWRTARPTDVVLRGTQFGDVRRYTVTIRGGDTIPVYRPLSPSDPPGRLDYNCHGYTFGGWNAPGGPFIINNPDVPAILRAGYEEIPAAKARAGDIVVWYDGDKTIHSAVLKDVVITDGRLDPMRTTLRTKNGNTPFQDAMTLDALCNGPLFPGQDPRRGYGLNFRVYRAR